The Rhododendron vialii isolate Sample 1 chromosome 3a, ASM3025357v1 nucleotide sequence TATTTTCATCCTTGCTTGCAATTACCTCATTGGTTGCACCTCCATCTAAATCCAACCGATGTTCGAGCATAGGGGCACTCAAACATTCCTCTTCACCAACTTCTTCATCGCCAGCTTCTTCTTCGTCACCAAGTTCAATCCGATCTCCCTCCTCTTTTGCAACTTCTTCAACATCTTTGACAATAATGGTTGTATTCTATTgctttggcccatatttttccttcagtAATTCCTCATAGTTCCAGGGCAAAAATCTCTCCACCAAAAGTCTTTTAATTCTCGACCATGCATGAATTCGACGCTTGCCCAATCGATCTCTTGACGATTGTAATTTTAACCACCATTGTATCGCCGGGCCCGTAAGCTTCAATAATAAAAACCTCCACCTTTGTTCAAAAGGAGTTTTCGTatactcaaaaaaatcatcaatgtccaatatccaatccaaacgatcttcaaaaaattcaagaccactaCATTTTGGCAACTTATTGTAATACCTGAAATTTGCTTGTCGCTTTATCGACTGATAATCATCATGGCCCTCGAATAACTCGCCTTCAAATTCATTCCTACTATCgtagtgataataagaatatcctccggagacgttttggtgaataggttggttgcgggcaaatccctcaacgcggttcctattctggttaggaggttggcgatgggcaaatcccaacGCGCGATCCTTCTCAACCCTTTCTGGCCTTTGGCGAATTTGTAGAGTCAACCCATGCAGTAAATCACAGATCTCTGCGAACTAAATGCGAGTATCTTGACGGATTTCGGCTAACTGAGTTCTTCGATCCTGCAATTGTGTTCGGGTATCCTCCATCATCTTCCTTAGGTCAGCACgcccacgaccaacgtcaatgggtgtgtcttcaactttgttcGGTGacatcgaaccaggcaaagccttgctttgataccacttgacgcagtgaaattcacgagagactagttagcatactagtccaaacgagataaacaactcgtcgcaacgagcaattcttgcgcacaagaaagaaagagaaaatctctgaatattattgatcaaaaagctataaaagttgaataattgaataggttacggCCCTTTTCATAAGatcctaaccctagaaatcttactgtaaaagaaataataaatcatgccaaaacaagcggcattaaataaaacatatttcctaattaattaaaataaaatcttaattcttgtagaccaagaatcttaataaaggcaaaaatcaaaatcaaaccgaatacggaaagttaataattctaacataaacgaaaatattcctagtcaaattcttattctaaaacaataaaaataaaatacaaaaactctccatttttgtcctacatcacatGTAGAGTGTTATAGGGTCAGTTGTATATCTTCTGACTTGGTGGGTTTATACCCTTTGTTTTTGGCTTGGTTGGTTATAAATGatccatttaccaaaaaaaaagtgataatatgtattttgtttaaaaatattCCGACAGAGAATCCACTGACACCTATGACGAGGCCGAAGTTAAGGTCCCACAACGTACTACGGAGGCGAAAGAGTTTGTTTAATCCCACCAAGAAACTAAAGACTTGAACCCAAATATTGAACAGGTCCTTACTggtttgaaagttgaaacaaccACTTGGTAGTCTTTCGACTTTCTTCTCTATCTTTCTTTGAGAGAGCCAATTTTAGTTTCAATCGGGCGCTAACAATAAATGTTCAAGAATGGGCATTGTGTCTGCACTACACGGTTCTCGAGTCCGTAATTGCTTCAACATGCTATGGTTAAGGACCATGACAAGAGGGTAAGTCGGGGGTGTGTGAATTAGACAAACATTCTTCAGCTGCATTCACAACCCAGTGGGAAATTCGGACCACACTTtgcaagtagataaggttaccTTAATGATATTTACGACTTCTTcaagttttttgtttgaaaaatcctaaaattagtTAGTGTgaaatggtgtaaaaaatacaaaaaaaaaaaaacgtgtttttcttgtcttctagtgtgcttgagttgacaatagcaagaccgtagCAGATGTGTTTTCCCATCAATCTCTTTTAGCACTTTGCCAAAAGATCTCCAGTCTCCAGAGTACTTAGCCAACTACCTTCTACTCTAGGTCTCAGTGTAATGTGAACTTTGAATTCTCTCAAAATAGAAGACATTATTATTAGTAGTGAACTTGAAAATGTTGATAAGAGCATAAAGTAGTTGGCTTAGTACTCTGGAGACTGGAGATCTTTTGACAAAGAGCTAAAAGAGATTGATGGGAAAACGCCTTGCTAAAATGACTGGAATGACAAGTAATCAGGATATTAAATCGTGGTATCGAAAAACGTAACAATATCGGTAATACGGCCTATATTGGACTGTATCGCCGATAAATAAGTAAATAACAATATCGAAGGTCTAAAGTGTTACGTAACGATTTTTATTTAAAACCATGCAGATAACAAAAGTCTCAATATGGAAAGAGGTTTCCTCAGGCTTGGTATTCTGTTTCCCTTCCTGATAATTTGACAACCAAATAATGAAGTAATTCATTTACCTACAAaatcaataacttattcatccaaatttttttttggtaactttaTTCATCCAATGTTGCTAATTTATTCGGATAAAGGGGCATTTTGCATTCAAAAGGAAATGTTAATTGAAACCACAGACAAACTAATTGGTTACATTGCACTTAGTAACATTtcacatccaaaaaaaaaaaagagctaaGCCTGAAAAAAAACAACACCACATGACTAGAGACTCtcttaatcaaatcaaaccaaaccaaacaggagacatcaattttttttattagggaCAAATCTTCAAATACTAAGAAGCAATTAACCAGTGCCTCCCAAGACAGCCTTGAGCTTCTTCACCTGAGCATCATCAAGGAAAGTGACCTTCTCCACAATTTCAGAAGGCAAATTGTTTCCGAAAAGAGCGAAATCCAAGAGTTGCGTTCCCGGGTTCGGGCTGTTGAAGCCGAAAATTGCTTGCGCCGGAGTCTTCCCGGAATTAAACAGGAAATGCAGCAACCCCTGAGGGAAAACAATGACATCCCCCTTGTAAAGAGTCTTGAAATAGACAGTGTTGGCAGAGGAAGAAATGAATCCGGCGCTGATTGTTCCTTCCACCACAAAAACAATTTCTGAGACCCCCGGGTGAGTGTGGATTGGCACCACGCCACCCACGGCTAGGTCCAACCGGGCTACGGAAATGCCAAGTCCGTTGACACCCGGGAATTGGGGTGCAAATGCTGGGGTGATCGCTGCTTTTATGAGATTGGAAGTGTTTCCTGGAATGCCCAAGGCATGATAAACGAAATCGTCTACAGTGACTTTAGCGGGCTTCTTGCAAGAGAAGCCCGCTGGTCCATCGGGTAAGGATGGGTCTGCTACGCAGAAGTCCAACACTGAAGCAtgggaggaggagaagaggagGGAAATGGTGAAGAGAATTGGAAGAAACATCTTCACAGGTGTAATGGTTGTGTGTGTGATAGCCCTTTTAGAGTTGGTGCACGTGTTCAATAAGGGGGAAAGTGATACTTTATATACTCGCTTCGTCCCAATTTCGAAAACTTTTTTAGGTAACACAATGATTACACATGAAACGTTTTAACTTTCTGACATTAACCCTTCACTTTTCTTAAAAGATTATTTCGATAGAAAAGGTCAAAAAGGAAATCTGAATTGTCAAAATATcaaatcaaactcaaatttcaaatctataatacaaatcgATACGGTGTGGAGGCTCACATAAATT carries:
- the LOC131319318 gene encoding auxin-binding protein ABP19a-like — encoded protein: VSCVIIVLPKKVFEIGTKRVYKVSLSPLLNTCTNSKRAITHTTITPVKMFLPILFTISLLFSSSHASVLDFCVADPSLPDGPAGFSCKKPAKVTVDDFVYHALGIPGNTSNLIKAAITPAFAPQFPGVNGLGISVARLDLAVGGVVPIHTHPGVSEIVFVVEGTISAGFISSSANTVYFKTLYKGDVIVFPQGLLHFLFNSGKTPAQAIFGFNSPNPGTQLLDFALFGNNLPSEIVEKVTFLDDAQVKKLKAVLGGTG